The following is a genomic window from Nocardioides thalensis.
CAGCGCGGTGAGGGGCACCCCGAGCTCGTTGTTGTTGTTGGCGGTCGTCGCGACCACGTGCTCGTCGCCGGCGAGGACACGCAGCACGCCCGCGAGGTAGTCCTTGGTGCCGGTCTTGCCCTGCGACCCGGTCAGCGCGTAGACCGTGGTGCCCGCCGCGCGCAGCCGGTCGACGACGTGGCGCGCGAGGCGCCCGAGAGCGGCCACCGGGTCGTCGACCACGACCGTCGGCGCCTCGGTCGGCCTGCTGCCGAGCACCACGTGGGCGCCGGCGGCGTACGCATGCCCGTCGACGCGCTCCCCCACCACCGCGACGAAGAGCCCGTCGGCGACCGGGCTCCGGCTGTCGACGTACGGCGCCCCGCCGACCAGCGTCTCGCCCGGCCCGTGGACCGAACCCCCCACCACGGCGGCGATCTCGTCGAGCGTCATCGGGATCATGCGGAGCCTCCGAGCAGCTCGCGGGCGACCTCGCGGTCGTCGAACGGGTGCACCACGCCGCCGACCTCCTGGCCGGTCTCGTGGCCCTTCCCGGCGATGACGACCAGGTCGCCGGGCCGGGCGCGGTCGAGCGCCTCCGCGATCGCGGCGCGGCGGTCGCCGATCTCGACGACCTCGGCAGCGCCGGTCGCGCCGCGCAGCACCTCGTCGCGGATCGCGGCCGGGTCCTCCGAGCGCGGGTTGTCGTCGGTGACGACGACGACGTCGGCGAGCTCGCTCGCGATCCGTCCCATCACCGGTCGCTTGCCGCGGTCGCGGTCGCCCCCGGCACCGATCACCAGGACGAGCCGCCCGGTGGTGACCGGCCGCAGCGTGCGGAGCACCGCCTCGAGGGCGTCGGGCTTGTGGGCGTAGTCGACGTAGACCGGCACCGGTCCCCTGTCGTCGACGCGCTCGAGGCGTCCGGGCACACCGCCGGCCACGGCCAGCCCGGCGGCGACCGCCTCGAGGTCGTGGCCGGCCTCGGCGGCGGACGCGATCGCGGCGAGGCCGTTGGCGACGTTGAAGTCGCCCGGCAGGCCGACCGAGGTCTCGACCGTCACGCCGCCGGGACCGCGCACGGTGAACCGGGAGCCCGTCGGGCCGGCGACCACGTCGGTCGCGGTCCAGTCGGCCTCGCCGCGGGCCGACAGCGTGCGGACCGGGATCGTGGCCTCGGCCGCGAGCCGGCGGCCGAACTCGTCGTCGACGTTGACCAGCGCGAGCCGTGCCCGCTCGGGCGTGAACAGCGACGCCTTCGCGGCGAAGTAGTCCTCGACGTCGGCGTGGAAGTCCAGGTGGTCGCGACCGAGATTGAGGAAGACCGCGACGTCGAACACGACGCCGTCGACCCGGCCCAGCACGAGCGCGTGGCTCGACACCTCCATCGCGCAGCCGACGACCTCCTGCTCCTTCATGGCGGCGAAGAGCCCGTGCAGGTCGGGCGCCTCGGGCGTGGTGAGCGCGGTCCTGACGTCGGCGCCGCCGATGCGGGTGCCGACGGTGCCGATGACCGCGGACCGCACTCCCGCGGCGCCGAGGGCGCCGTCGATCAGCCGGGTCACGGTGGTCTTTCCTTGGGTGCCGGTGACGCCGATCATTCGCAGCGCCCCCGCCGGCTCGCCGTAGACGCCGGCGGACACCGCACCGAGCACGCGGCGCGGGTCGGGGACGACGACGGTGGCCAGGCCCGCCGCCCGGGACCGCTCGAGCCCCGCGGGATCGGTCAGTACGGCGACCGCGCCCGACGCCGCCGCCTGCTCCACGAACTGCGCACCGTGCGCGCGCGAGCCGGGCAGCGCCGCGTAGAGGTCGCCCGGCTGCACCCGCCGCGAGTCGAGGGTCACCCCGGTGATCGGCACCCGGCCGGCGTCGGACGGCTCCGTCGTCGCACCCTCTCCCGCAAGCTCCACGACCCGGGCGAGCGCGACCGCGACCGGGTGAGCCGGGCGGGGCGCTGCCATCACCACTCGACGGGGATCTGGGACGGACGGGTGTCGGACCGCGGCACGGCGTAGCGCCGCAGCGTGTAGCTCATCAGCTTGGAGAACGCCGGGCCGGCGACCGAGCCACCGCCACTGCCCTCGCGGGGGTCGTGGACCACGACGTAGATGGTGAACCGCGGGTCCTCGGCGGGCGCGAACCCGGCGAAGGAGACCGTGGTCGAGTCGTAGACGCCGCTCTCGCCGACCCGCTGCGCCGTACCTGTCTTGCCGGCGACGCGGTAGCCGGGGACCGCGGCGCCGGGGGCGACGCCTGCCTCGGGATCGATCACACGCTCCATCATGAGCGTCGTCTGGTGGGCGGCGTCCTCGCTGATCACCTGGCGCTCGGTGGCGTCGTCGGTGCCGACCCGGGTGCCGTCGTCGAGCGTCGCGCTGCCCTTGATCAGGCTGGGGTCGACGCGGACGCCGCCGTTGGCGATCGTGTTGACCGCGGCGATCATCTGGATCGCGTTGACCGACAGCGACTGGCCGAACGCGATCCGGTCGTCGACCTGCGGCGTCCACTCGGCGCCGTTGGGCAGGATGCCGCGGGTCTCGCCGCCGATGCCGATGCCGGTGCGCCGGCCCAGGCCGTAGGCGGTGAGGTACCGCCGCAACTCGCCGCGCTTGAACCGGTCGGCGGCGATCACCGTGCCGATGTTGGACGACTTGGCGAGCACGCCGGCGAGCGTCAGCCGGAGCGTGCCGTGCTCCCAGTAGTCGCCGATCGGCCGGTCCTGGCGGTTGAGCACCGGCGGCACCGTGATCTTGGTGCGGTTGGTGGCGTAGCCCGCGTCGATCAGCGAGGCGAGCGTCAGCACCTTCTCGACCGAGCCGGGCTCGTAGACGTCGGTGAGCGCGGACGACTTGAAGAGGTGCTTCTGGTCGGCGAACTCCTGCGGCTGCGACGCGTCGTAGGACGGGTAGTCGGCGACGCTGAGGAGCTCTCCCGTGTGGCGGTCCATGATCACGGCCATGCCGGAGCTGCCGCCGGCGCCCTCGACGGTCTGCTGGAGCACCCGCTGGGTGTACCACTGCAGGTCGCTGTCGATGGTGGTCTGGAGGTCGGTGCCGTCGACCGCGGGGGTCACGGTGTTGTCGCCGAGCGGGATGGTGTTGCCGGCACCCACCTCGTAGCGCGCCTCGCCGTCGACTCCGGCGAGGAACTCGTCGAACGACGCCTCGAGGCCGGCGAGCGCGCGGGCCGATCCGTCGCGGCGCGGGGTGCCGAGGAAGCCGACCAGGTTGGCGGCGGTGTACTTGCCCGGGTAGACCCGGAGCGGGTCGCGCTCGGTGAACAGCCCGCTGTAGCCCTGCTCGCGGGTGTCGGCGACGACGTCGGCGGCCAGGCTGGCCGGCACCTGGCGGGCGACGTACTGGAACCGGCTGTCCTCGACGCGGAGCCGCTCGAGGGTGCGGATGTAGTCGATGTCGAGCCGGTTGGAGAGGATCCGCGCCAGGTCGCTCGCGTCGTCGGACGTCAGCGCGGGGTCGGCGACGATCATCAGCGCGTCGACGGACTCGGCCAGCGGCTCGCCGTTGCGGTCGAGGATCTCGCCGCGCTCCGAGGGGATGATCACCGACTCGGTGCCCTCCGCGGCGGCCATCTCGGCGTACTGCGCCGGGTCGATGCCCTGCAGCTGCACCAGCCGGGCAGCGAAGATCGAGAGCACGATCGCGATCCCGAGGAAGCCGACGCGCAGGCGCACGTTCGGCGATCCGCGACGCGGCGCCCGCGCGGAGGCGGGGCGGCGTGCCTGGGTGCTCGGTCGGCTCAACGCGGGGATCCTGGGTGTCGGCGGCGGGTCGGGTGGGCGTCAGCGACGGGCGCTGCGACGTCCTTCCCTCAACCTAAGCGCCCCACGGTCCTGATCCCGGTCCGGCACGCCGGAGCGGTCGGTCTGCCGCGGGTCGACGACGACCGGGTCGGGGTCGAGCGCGTCGGGGCGCTCCGGCGCCGGCGGGTAGAGCGGCAGCGCGCCCTCGCGGGTGGCGGGCTCGGGGTCTCCGTCGATCTCGCCGGTGGCGAGGTCGACCACGCCGGCCGGGGTGGTCGGGATGACCATGCCCAGGGCCTGCGCGAGCCTGGCGATCCGGGTGTCGTCGGACAGGTCCTGCACCTCCAGCTGGAGCGCCTGCTGCCGCGCGCTGAGGTCGCGGGCCTGCGCCTCCAGAGCGGTCTCACGGAACGACGCCTGCTGCATGGACGTGTTGAAGAGGAGGAGGCCGATGATGCCGGCCAGCAGGATGGCGCTGACCAGGGTGATGAACGGGACCTTGGGAGCGCGGACCGCCCGGGGCCGCGGGACCACCGCCAGCCGGGCCCGTTGCGCGGTGAGCTGGTCCAGCCGCGACGCGACGCGGTGGCGGAGCTGGGGTGCGGTGCTGCTCATGCGGCGGCTCCCTTGCCGGGTCGGATGCGCTCGATCGCTCGCAGCCGCACCGAGGCGGCCCGGGGGTTGGTGGCGGTCTCCTCCGCGGGCGCCTGCTCGGCACCTCGCGTGACCAGCCGCAGCGCGGGCTCGTGGCCCTCGGGGACGAACGGCAGGTCGTCGGGGACGTCCGTCGCGACCGCCGCTGCGAACGCCCGCTTGACGAGCCGGTCCTCCAGGGAGTGGTAGGACTCGACCACCACCCGGCCGCCGACGCCGATCGCGTCGATCGCCGCCGGGATCGCACGCTCGAGCACCCGCAGCTCGTCGTTGACCTCCATCCGCAGCGCCTGGAAGGTGCGCTTGGCCGGATGGCCGCCGGTGCGGCGGGCGGGTGCCGGGATCGCCTCGTAGAGCAGCGCGACGAGCCGTTCCGAGCTGGTGAACGGCTCCTTCGCTCGCTCGCGGACGATCGCGTCGACGATGCGGCGCGCGTTGCGCTCCTCGCCGTACTCCTTGAGGATCCGCACGAGCTCGCGCGGCTTGTAGGTGTTGAGCACGTCGGCCGCGGTGAGCCCCGCGTCCGGGTTCATCCTCATGTCGAGCGGGGCGTCGACGGCGTACGCGAAGCCCCGCTCGGGCAGGTCGAGCTGCATGGACGAGACGCCGAGGTCGAACAGCACGCCGTCGACCTCGTCGAGGCCGAGGTCGGCGAGCACGTCGGGGATCTCGTCATAAACCGCGTGCACGGCGGTGAACCGGTCGCCGTACGGCGCCAGCCGCTCGCGGCTGAGCTCGAGCGCGTTGGGGTCGCGGTCGATGCCGATCACCCGGGCGAGGCCGCAGCGCTCGAGGACCGCCTCGCTGTGGCCGCCGAGGCCGAGGGTGCAGTCGACGAGGACCGAGCCGTCGTGGTCGAGCGCAGGCGTGAGGAGAGCGACGACCCGGTCGAGGAGGACGGGGACGTGGCGTGGGGAAGTCACGGTCGTCGGCCCGTCAGCGCCCGAGTCCGGTGGCGACCAGCAGGGCCGCGGTGGTCGCGATCGAGACTCCGGCGGAGAAGGCCATCACCACGAACGCGGCGCGCGCCTGCTCTCGGACACGGGGCGGTGCCGGCGGTGCCGGCGAGGTCGCCGCCTCGCTCACGCGCATCACGCTCATCGGTTCGACCCCCATCGAAAGTTGCCCTGCTGCCCTGTCACTGCTGGTCCTGCTCGTGGTTCTCGGTGCTGCCCTGGTGGTGCTGTGTGGTTCGGGATGCCGCAGGACCAGGTCCCTGCCCGCTCCGCCCCCGCGTTCTGGGACCGGGGAAGGTGTCCCAGACCGCGCGAGCGCGGTTGCCGTCCGGAGCCGGGGAAGGTGCCCCGGAAGGCGTGGAGCGGGCCAGAGGCCTGGCCCTGCGGTGATCCCTGTCGAGTTGTCGTTGCTGGTGGCTAGTCGTCGTCCTCGTCGAGCTCGGTGAACTCGGCCAGTGCGGCCTCCTGGAACTCGCGCCACTTGGCCGGGTTCCAGATCTCGAGCCGGTCGCGCACGCCGATGACGACCACGTCGCGCTCGAGGGAGGCGTACTCACGCAGGTGCGCCGGGATGCCGATGCGGCCCTGCTTGTCGGGGGTGCCCTCGTCGCCGCCGGCGAAGAGGATGCGTGCGTAGTTGCGGGCTGCCCGGCTGGTCATCGGCCGCGCGGCGGCCCGGTCGGCCTCCTGCGCGAAGACGTCAGAGGGCCAGACGACGAGGCAGTTCTCCTGTCCCTGCGTCACCACGAGGCCCTCCGCCAGTCGATCCCTGAACTTTGCCGGGAGGAAGAGGCGCCCCTTCTCGTCGAGCTTCGGGGTGTAGGTGCCCATGAAGAGCATCTGCAGCCTCCGATCTCCTCCACTTTCCCCCACAGTACTCCACTTTCCCCCACCGTCAACCACATCCGGGCATGTTGCGCGCCCTTCTCGCCGGAGGTACGGCGTCGCAGGCGCGCCGTCCCTGTGGGTGAAAG
Proteins encoded in this region:
- a CDS encoding UDP-N-acetylmuramoyl-L-alanyl-D-glutamate--2,6-diaminopimelate ligase, which gives rise to MAAPRPAHPVAVALARVVELAGEGATTEPSDAGRVPITGVTLDSRRVQPGDLYAALPGSRAHGAQFVEQAAASGAVAVLTDPAGLERSRAAGLATVVVPDPRRVLGAVSAGVYGEPAGALRMIGVTGTQGKTTVTRLIDGALGAAGVRSAVIGTVGTRIGGADVRTALTTPEAPDLHGLFAAMKEQEVVGCAMEVSSHALVLGRVDGVVFDVAVFLNLGRDHLDFHADVEDYFAAKASLFTPERARLALVNVDDEFGRRLAAEATIPVRTLSARGEADWTATDVVAGPTGSRFTVRGPGGVTVETSVGLPGDFNVANGLAAIASAAEAGHDLEAVAAGLAVAGGVPGRLERVDDRGPVPVYVDYAHKPDALEAVLRTLRPVTTGRLVLVIGAGGDRDRGKRPVMGRIASELADVVVVTDDNPRSEDPAAIRDEVLRGATGAAEVVEIGDRRAAIAEALDRARPGDLVVIAGKGHETGQEVGGVVHPFDDREVARELLGGSA
- a CDS encoding peptidoglycan D,D-transpeptidase FtsI family protein, giving the protein MSRPSTQARRPASARAPRRGSPNVRLRVGFLGIAIVLSIFAARLVQLQGIDPAQYAEMAAAEGTESVIIPSERGEILDRNGEPLAESVDALMIVADPALTSDDASDLARILSNRLDIDYIRTLERLRVEDSRFQYVARQVPASLAADVVADTREQGYSGLFTERDPLRVYPGKYTAANLVGFLGTPRRDGSARALAGLEASFDEFLAGVDGEARYEVGAGNTIPLGDNTVTPAVDGTDLQTTIDSDLQWYTQRVLQQTVEGAGGSSGMAVIMDRHTGELLSVADYPSYDASQPQEFADQKHLFKSSALTDVYEPGSVEKVLTLASLIDAGYATNRTKITVPPVLNRQDRPIGDYWEHGTLRLTLAGVLAKSSNIGTVIAADRFKRGELRRYLTAYGLGRRTGIGIGGETRGILPNGAEWTPQVDDRIAFGQSLSVNAIQMIAAVNTIANGGVRVDPSLIKGSATLDDGTRVGTDDATERQVISEDAAHQTTLMMERVIDPEAGVAPGAAVPGYRVAGKTGTAQRVGESGVYDSTTVSFAGFAPAEDPRFTIYVVVHDPREGSGGGSVAGPAFSKLMSYTLRRYAVPRSDTRPSQIPVEW
- a CDS encoding cell division protein FtsL, with translation MSSTAPQLRHRVASRLDQLTAQRARLAVVPRPRAVRAPKVPFITLVSAILLAGIIGLLLFNTSMQQASFRETALEAQARDLSARQQALQLEVQDLSDDTRIARLAQALGMVIPTTPAGVVDLATGEIDGDPEPATREGALPLYPPAPERPDALDPDPVVVDPRQTDRSGVPDRDQDRGALRLREGRRSARR
- the rsmH gene encoding 16S rRNA (cytosine(1402)-N(4))-methyltransferase RsmH, with the protein product MTSPRHVPVLLDRVVALLTPALDHDGSVLVDCTLGLGGHSEAVLERCGLARVIGIDRDPNALELSRERLAPYGDRFTAVHAVYDEIPDVLADLGLDEVDGVLFDLGVSSMQLDLPERGFAYAVDAPLDMRMNPDAGLTAADVLNTYKPRELVRILKEYGEERNARRIVDAIVRERAKEPFTSSERLVALLYEAIPAPARRTGGHPAKRTFQALRMEVNDELRVLERAIPAAIDAIGVGGRVVVESYHSLEDRLVKRAFAAAVATDVPDDLPFVPEGHEPALRLVTRGAEQAPAEETATNPRAASVRLRAIERIRPGKGAAA
- the mraZ gene encoding division/cell wall cluster transcriptional repressor MraZ; the protein is MGTYTPKLDEKGRLFLPAKFRDRLAEGLVVTQGQENCLVVWPSDVFAQEADRAAARPMTSRAARNYARILFAGGDEGTPDKQGRIGIPAHLREYASLERDVVVIGVRDRLEIWNPAKWREFQEAALAEFTELDEDDD